Genomic segment of Deinococcus gobiensis I-0:
GCGAGGCACTGGGTCTCCTTGAGCGCGTGGTGCCCACCCGGAGCACCAACCCCCTGCTGACCATGCTCCGCCTGGATGCCAGCGAGGCCGGGCTGACCCTGAGCGGCACGAACCTGGAAGTCGACCTGGCGTGTTTCGCGCCCGCAGAGGTGCATCATCCACAGAGCCTGGTGGTGCCGGCCCACCTGTTCGCCCAGGTCGTGCGCAACATGAATGGCGAGCTGATCGAACTCTCGCTGGAGGGCACGGAGCTGACGGTGCGGGCGGAGGGCAGCGACTTCAAGTTGCAGATCGGCGATCTGGGGGCCTATCCCCCGCTGACCTTCCCACAGGTGGCCGATGCGGTGGTGGACGCGGCCGCACTCGCCGGGGCGCTGGGCAGTGTGCGGTACGCCGCGAGCAACGAGGCCTTCCAAGCCGTCTTCCGAGGCATCAAGCTCGAACACCAGGCCACCTTCGCGCGGGTCGTCGCCTCGGACGGCTACCGGGTCGCCCTGTGCGACTTTCCTACGACCGAAGAGGGCCGGACGCTCATCATTCCTGCCCGCAGTGTCGACGAGCTGGTGCGGGTGCTGCGCGACGGCGAGGCGCGCTTCACCTACGGCGATGGGCAGCTGAGCGTCACCACCTCGCGCATTCGCATGAACCTCAAGCTGCTCGACGGCGAGTTCCCGGACTATGACCGGGTCATCCCGAAGGAGATCAAGCTGAAGGTCACGCTGCCGGCCGCCATGCTCAAGGAGGCCGTGGGTCGCGTCTCCGTCCTGGCCGATCGGAACGCGAACAACCGGATCGAGTTCCTGGTCTCCGGCGGGAAGCTGCGCCTGGCGGCGGAGGGCGAGTACGGCCGTGCGCAGGACCTGCTGGAGGTGGTGCAGAGCGGGGCGGTCCCGACTATGAGTCTGGCGTTCAACGCGCGGCATGTGTTGGACGCCCTGACGCCCATCCAGGGGGAGGTGGAGTTGCTGTTGTCCGGGCCGACAAGTCCGGCCATCTTGCAGCCGGTGGACCAGTCCGGGTACCGGAGTGTCATGGTGACGCTGCGCGTCTGAGGGGTGGCCCTAGGAGGTCCTGGGGCCACCTCGGCATATGCTGAAGTTTCTGAATGCCGATCCGCGCACGCAGCTGAAGGCCTTTGATCTCCTGCTGCTGCCCGCAGTCAAGAACGTGAATCAGCGGGGCGAGCTGCCGATGAGCCCTCACCCCGCCATTCGGTCGCTCACGACGCTCTTCCCCAGGCTGCCGGCCTATGCCGGTCTGGTGGTGCTGGAGAGCTACGGCCGGAGTGCAGACCAGCGGTTCGGGATGCTGGCCTTCCAGGATGCTTTTCCAGGCCTCGGGCTGCTGCAGGTGAAGAACGATTGGGCCGATCCCCTGGACCCCACCTGTCTCCTGTACAGCGGGGTCTGCCTCCAGGGGTGGATCTCCGAAGCGAAAAAGCGCCTGGGGCGCTTCCCGGAAGTGGCGCTGATCGATCCCGGCCTCGAACACGGCCAGGGCCAACCGCCCATCACTGAGGACGAGTGGATGAGCCCCCTGACGTTCGCCCTGGACAGGGACGCGGCCCAAGTCACCATCCTGCGCTGGCCCACGTAAGCACTGGCCCCCAAGAGGGGCCTGTTCTTGCGTATGGCCAAGCTCCTCATTCAAGCGGAAACGACGACCGCGCTCGCCCAAGAGATCCGCCGGGTCACGGGCAGCGAGGTTCTGAAGGTCGAAGAGGACGGCCATACGGTCTACTTGGCGTTGCGCCGTGCCGGCCTCACGACGGCCGTGGTCCTCACCTGCACACCGCTGAGCCTCCCCATGCCGGATGGCGAGAACCTCGCAGTGAAGCTCGAGGGCGAAGCGGAGAACCCGGCGGCCGCGCGCGCAAGTCGGGCCCTGACAGACCTGCTGACGCCGGCCGGCCTGTTGTTCACGCCCGAGGGCGACTGGCGGGCGCGCTGCGCGCAGTGGCAGGCTCGCGTCCAGCGCGCCCAGGGTGGGGACACGCTGCTGGGGGAGTACCCGGACGCCGTGGGCTACGTGGGGTACAACGAGATCGGGAAAAAGGCCTTCGAGCAGGATGCCCGGCGCTTCCTGCGCCAGGTGCGCAAGCTGCTGGGGTGGCCGGGGGAGGTCACGTTCAACCCGAGCGGGATCGCCTCGTCTGGGGACGTGTACCTGCACCTTACGCCGCCGACCGGTACCGGTGGCGTCATGATCGACGTGTCGGCCGAAGGGGGCTTCCAGCCGGGCGGGTGTAGTCCGAGCGGGGTGGGTCTTCGCTGGACGCTCACGCCGGGGGAAGGGCAAGACCGCTGGGCGCCGGCGTATCGGAACCGGTGGGCGCGCTGGACCACCACCGCCACCCAGCTCGCCGACGAGATCCGCGCTGCACAAGCGGACGCCTTCCCTGAATTGAAAAGCGCCTGAGCCTATCGAGCCCTGGCCCCCTCCACAGGACGGGGCCACGGTGCCCGCATGACGACCCTTCGTGGTTTCCTCCCCACTGTCAGTCCCCGCTTCCCCCTCGATCTCCAGCTGCTGCCCCTCATCGAGCAACGCGCCCCAGGCCTCCTCGTCAGCCTGCCGGAGTGGCGCCACTGGGGCGGCCGTGATCGGCCACGCCTCCCGCTCTTCCTCGACAGTGGCGGCTATGCGGCCCTTCACCCCCAGGCCCGTGTCCAGGCGCAGCAGGGCCTCGGCCAGCTTGTGCTTCCGGAGGGCACCGTCCTGACGCCGCAGCAGGTTCATGCCGAGCAGCAGGCCTGGGCGCATACCGGCAGCACCCTGGATTTCCCTGTGCCGGTCACCTGTCGCGCGGAGGAACGCCAGCAGCGGCTCGTCCTGGGCCTGGCCAATGCCCTGTGGGCGCTCCAGCAGCCCCGGACCTTTCGCCTGTACGCGAGTGTTCAGCCCGGGCAGGACCTCCGTGCCCTCCTGGCTGCCCACCCGGATGGCATCGCCTTGGGTGGTCTCGCGCCCTACAGCCAAGACCGGTCCTTTCCGCACCACGAGATCCAGCGGGTCCGGGACGCCCTGCCGCCGCACCTCCCCCTGCACGTCTACGGCCTGGGGCATCCGCTCTCGGTCCAGACGGCATTCGCAGCCGGAGCGACCAGCGTGGACAGCAGTAGCCCGCAGCGGACGGCCGTGGCCGGTCACGCCTGGGACGGGACGCACTGGCCTTCACCGAGCGCCGCGGAACGCCTCTCGCTCGCCCAGCGGAATCTCGACCAGCTCCTGCCCCCCAGCCCTGCCCGGGGACCCAACCAACTTCTCACCTGGCCCACGGGCACCGGGAAGACGTGGACGGCCCTCCAGCGTGCCCGTACGGTGCTGACGCAAGGCCTCAAGGTGCTTCTCCTGGTGCCCACGCGGGCGCTCGCCAGCGAGGTCGCGCAGACCTGGGCGGCGGCCCTTCCTGAAGCGTGCGTGCAGGCCTACACCCGCGACATCGCGCAGCCCGCCCACTACCGCCGGAGTGATGTCCTGATCCTCACTACGGAACGACTGTTCCTGCTGCTGAGGCAGTGGGAGCGTCATCACGCCTGGATGGCCCAGGTCGGTCTGCTGATCATCGACGAGTTCCGCTTAATCGCCGATGCCTCGCGTGGGGCCACCTTGGACGCCACCTCTACCCTCTGGTGTGTCTTATTCCCGACTGTCCCGCTGCTGGCCCCGACGGCGACCTGTGGGAATCCGGACGTCATCGCTCGTTGGTTGGCGGCGGAGCACGACCCTGGTTGTCCACGGATTGTGCTGCTGACGTGAGAGATCTTTACGGCCTCTCATGTCATGGAGAGAGGTCTGATCCTGGCCCTACGCCGGGGCCTGCGCCCGGGCGGCGGCCACCGTCGCTTCCAGGCCACCGATGAGCAGATTGACCGCCAGACTGAACAGGGCATCGGTGTCCGAGTCGGGCAGCGGCAGGGCTTCGAGGGTTGGAAACTGGCCGGGATGCCGGGCCGCGAGGTCCAAACTGGCCCCGTAGACCTCGGGGTTAAACTCGCCGCTCTGCTCGCCGCGCAGGTAGCCGATCATGAAGTTGAGCAGGAGCTGGCCGGTATGCAGCATCAGCGGGTCAGGCAACCCGGCCTCGCGGATCAGGCGGTAGAGCACGTCTAGTGCGCCGAGTTCTTGCAAGGCGGGACAGCCGGGTTGTAGGAAGTCCACCAGAAAGCTGGGGTGGCGCCGGGCCAATTCCCGAAAGCTCCGTGCAAAGCGGCGCAGCTGCTCGGGCCAAGGCAAGTCGCGCCCGGCGGGCAGCTCCAGTTGGTCCAGAATGCTCAGGTACACCGCGCGCAGCAGATCTTCCTTGTTGGCATAGTAGTGATAGACCGCCTTATTGCTGACTCCGAGTTCGGCGGCCAGCTTGCGGGTGCTCAGGGCTGCCGCGCCGTCGCGGTCGATCAGGCGTAGGGCTACCATGATGATGCGGTCGGGGGTCAGCAGTGGTTGGTCGGCGGGGGGGCGGGCCATAGGTGTCTTGATTTTACTTCACACTGGGTAGTAACGTGAAGTTCCTTCGGTATCGGAGGTCTGGCTGCTAGACAGTCCTTTTTTTGCTCGCTAATTACGCAGTGTGTAGTTAGCGTTTGTCTGTCCTCCCTCTTTGCCTTCCCACTTGCCCAGGAGACTCCATGACCCTACCCATCCCGGCCCCCCAGGCCCTGCCCGTCCTCGGTCATCTGCTTGCCATTGACGCACAGTCCCCCGTCCAGAGCCTGACGCGCCTGCTGCGCGACCACGGGCCGATTGCCGAGCTGCGGCTACCGGGTCGCCGGAAGGGCGGGCGGCTTATCGTGGTCGGATCCTACGCGCTGGCCGACGAACTCAGCGACCAGGAGCGCTTCGACAAGCAAGTCCACGACGACCTGGAGGAGATCCGGGCCTTCGCGGGTGACGGGCTGTTCACGGCCGAGACGGCGGAACCCAACTGGCGACGGGCGCACAACATCCTGATGCCGGCTTTCGGGCCGCTCGCCATTCGCGGGATGTTCGGGCAGATGCAGGACGTCTGCGAGCAGATGCTGCTGCGCTGGGAGCGCTTCGGGCCTGCCGCGGAGTTTGACGTGGCCGATCAGATGACCCGCCTGACCCTGGATACCATCGCCCTATGCGCCTTCGACTACCGCTTCAATTCCTTTTACCTTGAGCGGATGCACCCCTTCGTGGACGCGATGGTGGGCGCGCTGGACGTGGCGGGCAAGGGCGGCCTGAGCAGCAACCCGCTGCACCTGAACCGCAACCGACAGTACCGCCACGATCTCGCCGCCATCCGCGAGATCGCCGACGACCTCATCCGGCAGCGGCAGGCCGACCCGCAGGCAGACGAGAAGGACGACCTGCTGGCCCTGATGCTGCGCGGCCGCGACCCCGAAACGGGCGAGGGCCTGAGCCTGGAGAATGTCCGTAACCAGATGGTCACGTTCCTGATCGCCGGGCACGAGACCACCAGCGGCCTGCTGTCCTTCGCGGTGCATTTCCTGCTGCGCGACCCCGAGGTGCTGCGGCGTGCCCGCGAGGAGGTGGACCGCGTGCTGGGCGACCGCGCCGTGCGGGTCACGGACCTGCCCAAACTGACCTATCTGGACCAGGTGCTGCGCGAGACACTGCGGCTGTGGCCGACCGCGCCCGCCTTCGGGCTGCGCCCCCGCGCCCGCACGATCATCGGCGGCCGTTACGAGGTCTACACCGACGATACGCTGCTCGTGCTCCTACCCGCGCTGCACCGCGACCTGGCGGTGTGGGGGCCGGACGTGGACCGCTTCGACCCGGAGCGGTTCGCGCCCGGCGCCTTAGAGGCGCTGCCCACCAACGCCTGGAAACCCTTCGGCAACGGCCAGCGTGCCTGTATCGGGCAACCCTTCGCGATGCAAGAAGCCCTGCTCGTGCTGGCCTCGGTGTTGCAGCGCTTCGACCTGACGGCGGCGCGGCCGGACGCACCACTCAAGGTCAAGGAGACCCTGACCCTCAAGCCCCACGACCTACGTCTGCGCGCCCGGCTGCGTGGGGGGACCGCCCGGCCCGGCCAGCCTGACCCGGCTGACCAGAGCGTCGCCCAGATCACCCCCACCGGAGGCGGCGGCCCCCTTACGGCTGAGGGTATCCAATTACTTGTGCTGTATGGTTCAGAGAGCGGCGCCAGCGAGGGCTTCGCGCGCCAGATCGCCGGGGACGCCGCCGCGCACGGCTGTCAGGCCACCGTGCACAGCCTCGACGAACAGGCCGGAACCGGCAGCCTGCCCACCCAAGGCGCGGTCGTGATCGTCACGTCGTCGTACTCGGGGCAACCGCCCGCCAACGCCCGGCGCTTCATGGCATGGGCGCAGTCGCTGGACGCGGGGGCGCTGGCCGGTGTGCAGTACGCTGTGTTCGGCTGCGGCAACCGCGACTGGGCCGCCACCTACCAGGCCGTGCCCAAGCAACTCGACGCCCTGCTGGAAGACGCGGGCGCCCGGCGCTTCTGCGGGCGAGGCGAGGCCGACGCGCGCGGCGACTTCTTCGGGGGCTTCGCCGACTGGTACACCACCTTCTGGATCGAGTTCGGGACAGCGTTCGGGCCGCTGCAGACCCCTGCACCCGGCCCGGCCACCGATGCCGGGGCGCAGATCCAGCGTGGTGCACGCCCCAGGCTGCTGCGCCAGGGCGACTTGCAGACCGGGCGCGTGACCGCCAACCGCGAACTGGTGAGCCCCGACCACCCGCAGGGCCGTTCCAAGCGCCACCTCGATATCGAACTGCCGGAGGGCATGACTTACCGGGCCGGGGACTACCTGGCCGTCCTGCCCGACAACCCGGCCGACCTCGTCGAGCGGGTTCTGCGGCGCTTTAACGTGGCCCCCGACGATCAGGTGGCCCAGGCCGGCCGGGCGTTGGGTTTCCTGCCGGGCGACCTGACCCTGAGCGCCGGGGACCTGCTGACCCACTACACCGAACTGACACAGCCGGCCACGCGCCGGCAGGTCGAGCGGTTGCGCGATGCCACGCGCTGTCCGCCCGAACGGCAAATACTCGCCGCGCTGGCCGACGGGTACGACACCGAGGTGCTCGCCCAGCGCCTGAGTGTGCTGGACTTACTGGAACGGGTGCAGGGTTGCGAACTGGACTTCGCCGAATTTCTGGAGATGCTGCCGCCACTGCGGGCCCGGCAGTACTCGGTCTCATCATCGCCGCTGCTGCGGCCGGGGGGGTGCAGCCTGACGGTCGCGGTCGTGGACGCCCCGGCCCACTCGGGCACCGGGCGCTTCCGGGGGGTGGCCTCGGGCTACTTGCAGGGCGCACAGCCGGGCACGCGGCTCACTGTGGCAGTGCGGCCCTCGGCTGACGCTTTTCACCTACCAGAAGACTCGGCGACCCCGCTTATCCTGGTCTGTGCCGGGACCGGCGTCGCGCCCTTCCGGGGCTTTCTGGAGGAGCGCGCCCTGCGGCAGGCTGGGGGCGAGACCGTCGGTGAGGCGCTGCTCTTTTTCGGCTGCGACCATCCCGATCTGGATTTCCTGTACCGCGACGAACTGCTGGCGTGGCAGGAGCGCGGGGTGGTGAGCGTGCGCCCGGCCTTCTCGCAGCAGCCCGAGGACGGCGTAGAGTTCGTGCAGCACCGGCTATGGCAGGACCGCGCGGACGTCGC
This window contains:
- a CDS encoding TetR/AcrR family transcriptional regulator; protein product: MARPPADQPLLTPDRIIMVALRLIDRDGAAALSTRKLAAELGVSNKAVYHYYANKEDLLRAVYLSILDQLELPAGRDLPWPEQLRRFARSFRELARRHPSFLVDFLQPGCPALQELGALDVLYRLIREAGLPDPLMLHTGQLLLNFMIGYLRGEQSGEFNPEVYGASLDLAARHPGQFPTLEALPLPDSDTDALFSLAVNLLIGGLEATVAAARAQAPA
- the dnaN gene encoding DNA polymerase III subunit beta gives rise to the protein MHVQVTKRTLSEALGLLERVVPTRSTNPLLTMLRLDASEAGLTLSGTNLEVDLACFAPAEVHHPQSLVVPAHLFAQVVRNMNGELIELSLEGTELTVRAEGSDFKLQIGDLGAYPPLTFPQVADAVVDAAALAGALGSVRYAASNEAFQAVFRGIKLEHQATFARVVASDGYRVALCDFPTTEEGRTLIIPARSVDELVRVLRDGEARFTYGDGQLSVTTSRIRMNLKLLDGEFPDYDRVIPKEIKLKVTLPAAMLKEAVGRVSVLADRNANNRIEFLVSGGKLRLAAEGEYGRAQDLLEVVQSGAVPTMSLAFNARHVLDALTPIQGEVELLLSGPTSPAILQPVDQSGYRSVMVTLRV
- a CDS encoding bifunctional cytochrome P450/NADPH--P450 reductase gives rise to the protein MTLPIPAPQALPVLGHLLAIDAQSPVQSLTRLLRDHGPIAELRLPGRRKGGRLIVVGSYALADELSDQERFDKQVHDDLEEIRAFAGDGLFTAETAEPNWRRAHNILMPAFGPLAIRGMFGQMQDVCEQMLLRWERFGPAAEFDVADQMTRLTLDTIALCAFDYRFNSFYLERMHPFVDAMVGALDVAGKGGLSSNPLHLNRNRQYRHDLAAIREIADDLIRQRQADPQADEKDDLLALMLRGRDPETGEGLSLENVRNQMVTFLIAGHETTSGLLSFAVHFLLRDPEVLRRAREEVDRVLGDRAVRVTDLPKLTYLDQVLRETLRLWPTAPAFGLRPRARTIIGGRYEVYTDDTLLVLLPALHRDLAVWGPDVDRFDPERFAPGALEALPTNAWKPFGNGQRACIGQPFAMQEALLVLASVLQRFDLTAARPDAPLKVKETLTLKPHDLRLRARLRGGTARPGQPDPADQSVAQITPTGGGGPLTAEGIQLLVLYGSESGASEGFARQIAGDAAAHGCQATVHSLDEQAGTGSLPTQGAVVIVTSSYSGQPPANARRFMAWAQSLDAGALAGVQYAVFGCGNRDWAATYQAVPKQLDALLEDAGARRFCGRGEADARGDFFGGFADWYTTFWIEFGTAFGPLQTPAPGPATDAGAQIQRGARPRLLRQGDLQTGRVTANRELVSPDHPQGRSKRHLDIELPEGMTYRAGDYLAVLPDNPADLVERVLRRFNVAPDDQVAQAGRALGFLPGDLTLSAGDLLTHYTELTQPATRRQVERLRDATRCPPERQILAALADGYDTEVLAQRLSVLDLLERVQGCELDFAEFLEMLPPLRARQYSVSSSPLLRPGGCSLTVAVVDAPAHSGTGRFRGVASGYLQGAQPGTRLTVAVRPSADAFHLPEDSATPLILVCAGTGVAPFRGFLEERALRQAGGETVGEALLFFGCDHPDLDFLYRDELLAWQERGVVSVRPAFSQQPEDGVEFVQHRLWQDRADVARLFRQGAHLYVCGDGRFMAPAVRETLVRIYQEETGVTEADAQAWAEAFGRDSGRYAADVFA
- a CDS encoding DEAD/DEAH box helicase gives rise to the protein MTTLRGFLPTVSPRFPLDLQLLPLIEQRAPGLLVSLPEWRHWGGRDRPRLPLFLDSGGYAALHPQARVQAQQGLGQLVLPEGTVLTPQQVHAEQQAWAHTGSTLDFPVPVTCRAEERQQRLVLGLANALWALQQPRTFRLYASVQPGQDLRALLAAHPDGIALGGLAPYSQDRSFPHHEIQRVRDALPPHLPLHVYGLGHPLSVQTAFAAGATSVDSSSPQRTAVAGHAWDGTHWPSPSAAERLSLAQRNLDQLLPPSPARGPNQLLTWPTGTGKTWTALQRARTVLTQGLKVLLLVPTRALASEVAQTWAAALPEACVQAYTRDIAQPAHYRRSDVLILTTERLFLLLRQWERHHAWMAQVGLLIIDEFRLIADASRGATLDATSTLWCVLFPTVPLLAPTATCGNPDVIARWLAAEHDPGCPRIVLLT